A genomic region of Lagopus muta isolate bLagMut1 chromosome 19, bLagMut1 primary, whole genome shotgun sequence contains the following coding sequences:
- the IER5L gene encoding immediate early response gene 5-like protein, giving the protein MLRGRRRRMECTLDAQSLISISLRKIHSSRTQRGGIKLHKNLLVSYVLRNARQLYLSERYAELYRRQQHYPDGAPLLAVPPPCPPPPPSAPPEMPPLPGDPHERDVRSCAALRGGAEPGPEVPLCSAAPELQHRAPCRDSAGFYRAAPAGHGAGHGAGAAPPYAAASSGCDFGSGGGTQQHCSSRTTVLDLDTHVVTTVENGYLHQECCSQCPCCCQPAAPGPPSPPPPPGAKRKYYPGQEEEEGVEEGEPGGGGVAGGPQFAPCTKRARFEEYGSAEHPQDSSNISNLISIFGSGFTGLVSRQQADSEQPLNGQLCGKQALASLGAWTRAIVAF; this is encoded by the coding sequence ATGCTGAGGGGCcgcaggaggaggatggagtGCACCCTCGATGCGCAGAGTTTGATCAGTATTTCCCTGCGGAAGATCCACAGCTCCCGCACTCAGCGAGGCGGCATCAAGCTTCACAAGAACCTGCTCGTCTCCTATGTGCTCCGCAACGCCCGCCAGCTCTACCTGAGCGAACGCTACGCCGAGCTCTACCGCCGCCAGCAGCACTACCCCGACGGAGCCCCGCTGCTCGCCGttccccctccctgccctcctccGCCGCCCTCCGCCCCTCCGGAGATGCCCCCCCTGCCCGGCGATCCCCACGAGCGCGACGTTCGGAGCTgcgcggcgctgcggggcggcgcggAACCGGGGCCGGAGGTACCGCTGTGCTCCGCCGCCCCcgaactgcagcacagagcgCCGTGCAGAGACTCCGCGGGGTTCTACCGAGCGGCCCCCGCCGGGCACGGAGCGGGACACGGTGCCGGGGCGGCCCCCCCTTACGCCGCCGCTTCCTCCGGTTGTGACTTTGGGAGCGGAGGAGGAACGCAGCAGCACTGTAGCAGCCGCACCACGGTGCTGGATTTGGACACGCACGTCGTGACCACGGTGGAGAACGGTTACCTGCACCAGGAGTGCTGCTCGCAGTGCCCGTGCTGCTGCCAACCCGCGGCTCCGGGgcccccctccccgccgcccccgccggGCGCTAAGCGCAAGTATTACCCGGgccaggaggaagaggagggggtGGAGGAAGGGGAGCCGGGGGGAGGCGGGGTGGCGGGCGGCCCCCAATTCGCCCCGTGCACCAAACGCGCCCGCTTCGAGGAGTACGGCAGCGCCGAACACCCGCAGGACTCTTCCAACATCTCCAACTTGATCTCCATCTTCGGCTCCGGTTTCACGGGGTTGGTGAGCCGGCAGCAGGCGGACTCAGAGCAGCCCCTCAACGGGCAGCTGTGCGGCAAGCAGGCGCTGGCCAGCCTGGGGGCCTGGACTCGGGCCATCGTCGCGTTTTAG